The Actinomycetota bacterium genome has a window encoding:
- a CDS encoding ABC transporter permease, with translation ARFNISLTGLLKSLGFLMLGTIASAGIGLIIGSLIKSVQGSIMTGVGIAVVTSAISGIFFQYAMLPPVLQKFARIWPMSSTNSIIITYLIGDIGYNPLSVLNIILTIAISLLFFIAGILLYTFYCWKLGDI, from the coding sequence GCGCCAGATTTAATATTAGTTTAACGGGACTTTTAAAATCATTGGGATTTTTAATGCTTGGAACTATTGCATCTGCAGGTATAGGGCTGATTATTGGTTCTCTTATAAAGAGTGTTCAGGGTTCCATAATGACAGGTGTAGGAATTGCAGTTGTAACATCAGCAATTTCAGGGATCTTTTTCCAGTATGCAATGCTGCCACCTGTACTTCAGAAGTTTGCCCGGATATGGCCGATGTCTTCCACGAATTCTATAATTATCACTTACCTTATAGGAGATATAGGCTATAATCCCCTGTCCGTCTTAAATATCATACTGACTATCGCAATATCGCTGTTATTTTTCATTGCAGGAATTCTCCTGTATACATTCTACTGCTGGAAGCTTGGGGACATATAA